The genomic region CACAACGGCATGCTGCAGGTAGATCGCTTCACTATCGGGCGAGCCGGCGTAGTGGCCCTCACCGTGGCCCAGAGCGCGGCGATGGAATACTACGAGGGGCTGATCGAGCAATTGTTTTCGCGCACGCGATCGCTGGTGGAGCGGCTGGCGACCCAAGGCTCGGTTCCCTTTCGCACCCGCCCGCTGCATCGCTTCATCGGCGAGGCAATTTCAACTCGCGCTGAAGTGCTCTCGGTGCTCCATCTGCTCGACAAGCCCGATGCGACCTGGGACGACCCGGGGATGGATCGGATCTACGATGACCTGCGCGGCGAGTTCGACCTGGTCGATCGTTATACCGCCTTGGAAATGAAGCTGCGCAGCGTGCAGGAAGCGCTAGAGCTGGTGCTGGACGTGGCGCGCGATCGGCGCTTGCTGATTCTGGAACTCGCGATCACGCTACTGATCTGCCTGGAGCTGGCAATTAATATTCTGCAACTCAAGGGCTGACAGACGTTGCCACCACAGCCGCGAGCGTGGCTAGGAAATCTCGCAACGGCTGCCGCAAAGGAGAACTTACGATGGCGTGGCTGACACGGCACATGGATCCGACTCCGCCCGGAGAACGCCTGGCGGATTTGTGGCGCCGGGACGGTATCCTGACGATTCCCGGCGCCCATCACGCGCTGGCTGGACGGCTGGCGCGGCAAGCCGGCTTCAAGGCCCTGTATCTGTCAGGTGCGGCTTTATCGGCCAGCATGGGGCTGGCGGACCTGGGGTTGTTCGGGTTGGAAGAATTATGTTTTTTCGCCCGTACCATCTTTCGCGCCACCGATCTGCCGCTGGTGGTGGACGCCGACACCGGTTTTGGCGGAGTGCTCAACGTTGTGCGCACAGTGCGCGAGTTGGAAGAGGCGGGTGCGGCGGCGGTCCAAATCGAGGACCAAATGCTGCCCAAGAAGTGTGGCCATCTGAGCGACAAGCGGCTGATAGAGCCCGAGGAGATGGCGGCTAAAATCCGCGCCGCCGTGCGCGCCCGCCGCCATTTGCGGATCATCGCGCGCACCGATGCGGCGGCGGGCGAGGGTATCGAAGCCGCGCTGGCGCGCGCCCGGCTTTATCTGGAAGCCGGCGCCGATGCGATCTTTCCCGAGGCGCTGACTGACGAGGAATGCTTCCGTCGATTCGCGCGCGAGCTGCGCGCGCCGTTGTTGGCCAACATGACGGAATTTGGCCGCACGCCCTACTTCAGCGCACGCCAGTTTGAAGAATTTGGCTACAAAATGGTAATTTTCCCCGCGTCGTCCCTACGGGTGGCGGCTAAAGCCATCGGCGAGCTGTACGAATTGCTGGCGCGCGAGGGCAGCGTGGCGAACTTGCTGGATCGGATGCAGACCCGTGCCGAGCTGTACCGGGCCTTGGAGTATTCGGAGTACGAGGCGCTCGACAGCAGTATCGCTCGCAGCCTGCTCCCCCCCGATCTGCGCCCGCGCGTGGCCCAAAAGTAGTGAGCCCAAGGGTTTGCACGCCTATAATTCAGTCGCGTTTCATCGCGACTTGATAATCCTGTCCTTGCCAGCGCCGTTCATCTTTCCAATAGAAGGTAAAGCGCAGAGGCGCGCTCTGTTCCGGTGGCAGTTTGATATCGATGTAACTCAAGTCGATGGCGCTGGGGATCGAGAGGGTGTCGGTCTGGGTCGCCCAGTCATCCAGACTCCAGTGCAGGAGAAAGGGTTGTTCGGTCACGATTCGCAACGTGCGGCCGGGTGCAATCTTGGCGGGCTGACGGTTGAGCTTCCAAATTTCCAGGGCCTCGCTACGCCGGTGGCCGCGAAAATGTTCTGCCACTTCGGGAATCAGGTCGAAATTGTGGCCGTCACGGCTGGAACGCAGCAGCTTGATGTATTCGGCATGCGCCCACATCAGTGGCATAGCCGCTCCGGTGGGTCGGCCCCGGAACATCAAGGCGGCGGGGATATCGTCCCGATCCCAGACCTGCTCGGGTAGCAAGCCGGTGACCGAGGCAAAACGCTCCATCGCCTGCAGATAGGGACGCGGGTCACGTCCGGCGGCTAATTCATAATGGCCCCGCTCGCCAGTCAGCAGTGGCCAGGGGCGGCCGACCCCCCAGCCGTCGAAGGCCCTGCCGTCATCACGCTGACCGTAACCGTCGTGGTTGTAACGCCGCCAGGCGGGACCTTGCGGTAGGTCGGCCTTGAGGCAATGATCCACCACGCGCAGTGAGTCTTCGATCAGCGGATCGCTGGGCCGGCGAATACCGTGGCGCACCAGCTCCAGAAAACCAGCATCCACTACCGCGCGGGCGGGAAAGCGATCGACACTACCGGGCGGGCGATTTTTGATCTGGATGATCGCGTGGTCGGGATCCTCGGGCGCGGTTGGATTGTTCAGGTCGATCGGCAGCAGGCGAATGAAATGGCGCTTAATATCGGGGTGCAGCTCGCCTTGGCTGGTAACCGTCCAATCCTCGAGATGGGATTCGAGAAACTCCGCGTAGCGCAGCAGGAACAGGCCGCGAGGATGGCCCAGCCGCTTGCGGCAGAAATGGGCGCCGCAAATCAGCGCCGCGATCACCGCGGCCAGGGTAGAGGGTGAATAGCCGCTGTTCTCTTCCCAGCGCTCTTGTGCGGTGGCCGGCCCGTTCAGCACCAGAAAGCGCGCTGCCCGCAGCACCATCGGCAAGGGGTCGAAATCCTTCAGCGCATTTTGCTCGGCCAGGCGAAACGCCAACAGGATGGGAAAGGCGACTTCATCGAGCTGTATGCCGTGCCAGTAAGGCTGGCCGTTGATCCAGAAGTTCTGATAAAAACTGCCGTCGGGCAATTGCGAGCACGCCAGGTAGATCAGCGCTCGCAATGCCAGCGTGGTGTTGCCGGCCGCGATTAGGCCTGTCGCGCTATTGACCATGTCGCGGGTCCACACCAGGTGGTATCCGCCCAGGTCTTCATCACCCCTGGTTTCACCCCATGGGATGCTGAGCGAGGCAATCAAAGCGCCGGGATAGGTCTTGTCCTCGTGAGCCAGCAGCAGGCTGTGGCTGGCGCGATACAGTTTGCCGCCGTCGCCGGAGATTTCCGCCAGCTCAACCAGCGCGCTGGTGGTGCGCTTCCATTGTACAATGAAGCGCTCGCGGTTGTCTTCAAAGGGCACCCCAAGTGCTTGAAACAAGGTGGTCAGAGTTCGATGAAGGCTGTCGCCGAAGGCCAGCGCCAGGGTGAATTCATGACGCTGACGCAGGTCGATTTCTCCGCACAGCGCGATGTTACCACCACCCACCGAGTCAAACTGATCGTGCAGCTCGAAATAGCGGGATAGTTGCTGCCAACCGTCGGTGGTTCCCACGTAACCGCACGATTGAGCAACGAAACCGTTGGTATTGTCCAACCCCAGCCAGGTGTTGCCCTTATGGGCGGTCAGGATGCGGCGCCCCGAGGCCAGCACAACATTGCCCTGGTTGCCCCATCCTCCGACTTCTAAATGGGGCGCAAGCAGCACGAATAGCCGTAGCCGGGGCAGAATCTGGGGCGAGCCCTCCAGCCTGACCCGAACGAGCAGGCATTCCAGGTGCGGATCAACGATGACTTCCTTGACGAGCTGGAAGTGCTGCTGCCGATCGCGGTTGAGCATGCGCACGCCAAGCGCGTCGGGGGCCAGATATTCGACACTGTGCTCCATGGAGCGTTCGTCGCTCATGAAGCTACGACCGTCGGTCACCAGAAATTGCAGATCGCGGATCTGAGGCCGATCGATGGTGGGGTAGTAAACCTCGGTGACGATGCCGGCGGCGATCGTAAACCAGATCGAGGCGGCTACCGAATAAGCCGTGCCGACGGCATCCTTGGCTCCGCGCGTCCAGCGCGGAGCGATGCCGGGACCCCCAGGCGCGGGTCGCGAGTTCAGAATGACAGCCATGACGATGCCTCCCTGACCGCCGCGTCAGCAAGTGTTAGCATAAATAAATTACATTTAGGCATGTAGCAGATAAAGCGTTGCGCCAATAACATGAAGAGTTTGCTCAGGTCGGGCGCAGACCACTCTCAAGGTGTCGCCGGCGGCTCAACGGCGATCTCGCCTGAGGCGGTAGGATGCAGCCGAAACACATAAGCTACTGCGACGCTGACCCCGTAGAGCGCCAACAAAGGGATCGCAAGCAAGAACTGTGAGATGAAATCGGGTGGAGTCAAAGCCGCCGCCACGACGAAAATTCCCAGCACCGCATAGCGCGCCTGGCGAATCAGAAAGCGATGGTCGATCAGTCCCAAGCGGGTTAGGAAAAAGGCGAAGGCTGGCATCTCGAAGGTCAAGGCGAAGGCAAGCAGCAGCTTGGCCGAGAAGGTCAGATATTCGCTGATTCGCAGGGTCGGTGTGACTCCGATGCTGGCGTACTGGGCGAGAAAAAAAGCGTAACCGATTTTGAGCACGACGGCCCAGCAGAAATAGCCGCCGAGCAGAAAAAACAGCGTGGTGAAAAAGACGAAGGGACGGGCCATCCGGCGCTCTGAGTCGTACAAGCCCGGAGCGATGAATTTCCACACTTCGTAAAGCACCGCCGGGCTGGCGATAAAGAGCGCGGCGACCAGTGCAACCTTGATCTTAGTGAAGAACGCCTCGCCAATCCCGGTGCCGATCAAAAGTACCTGATTATGCGAGACTTCGCGCAGGGGCCAGGTCAGGGCGCGAAAGAGCTGATCGACGAAGCCGTAGGCGAGCACAAAACCGACCGCGATCGCCAAGCAGGCCCTGATTAGCCGCACCCGCAGTTCCTTGAGATGCTCGATAAGCGGCATTCGGCTGTGGTCGAAGGCGGTTTGCTCTGACGGCGGCTGAAGGGCCATTGGTTCAGGTCCGATGGAAGGGCGGCGGTTTGTCCGCGGGGTTGGGCGGCGAGGGCAAGCCGGGTTCGCTGGCGGGCGCGGTGCTTACACCGTTGCTTTCTTTTTCGCCGATAGTATCGAGGTTCTCGCGGTGAACAAAAGGTGGTTCCAGAGGCTCGGCGGTTTGATCCAGGGGCGGGGGCGGATCGTTCAAACTCTCGCTGATTTCCTGGATAACGTCATTGGCGGCTGTGCGAATCTCGCGGTAAACCCGAATCCCGCTGCGCACCAACTCTGGCATCTGTTCCGGTCCCAGAACGATTAGCGCTACGATTAGGATTAGAATGATTTCAAAGATGCCCAACGATGGGTCGTCCTGCGCGCGTGCCGAGCTTTACTTCCTCAATTTAGGCCCATCAGCCAGGGGAGAGTCAACATGCTTCGCACCGTAGCCGTAGCCGATCCCCGCTACTTGGATCATTTTGCCGGCCGCGGCCATCCTGAATCGCCACGGCGGGTCGCGGTGCTCAGTGAGATGGCCGCCCAGATGAGGCGGCCGGCGTTGACAATCGTCGCCCCGCGCGCGGCTACCGAAGCGGAGATTCGGCTTTGCCACAGCGCTGAGTACCTGCGCACGGTGCGGGCCAGTGCGGCCTATTCTCGCTACGATTTCGATCCGGACACTCATTCCTGCCCAGCGACCTACGCCACCGCCCTTTTGGCTGCCGGTGGCACCTTGACCGCCCTTGATGCGGTGTTACGCGGTGACGCCGACAACGCCTTCGCGTTGATCCGGCCGCCTGGGCATCATGCCTTGCCGCAGAGGGCGATGGGCTTCTGTTTTTTCAATAACGTGGCGATCGCCGCGGCCTACCTCACCACGCTCGGCGGTCTGGAACGGGTTCTGATTCTCGATTGGGACGTTCATCATGGCAACGGCACCCAGGAGATTTTCTACTCCTCCAAGCGCGTGCTCTACGTCTCTCTACATCAGTACCCCTTTTATCCCGGTACAGGTGCGCTTGATGACATCGGTGTGGACGAAGGGCTTGGCTATACGATAAATCTGCCCTTTCCTGCGGGCTGCGGCGACGGCGATTACCTGGCTGCCTTCGACCGTATCGTGATGCCGATCGCGCGCCATTTCGCCCCCCAGGCCGTGCTGATCTCGGCTGGATTCGACGCTCATGCCCGTGATCCGCTGGCTCAAATGCAATTAACTGAAGCAAGTTTTGGCGCGATGACGCGGCGGGTCAAACGGCTGGCCGCGGAATGCTGCCAGGGCAGGCTGGTGCTGGCACTTGAAGGCGGCTACGACTTGCAAGCCCTGGCCGCGTGCGGAAAGACTGTGCTCGAGGAGCTAGGGCGCGAGGCCGATGAACCGCTAGCCGAGGCCGCGCCCGATCGAGCGGCGCCGATGCTCGAGCGCGCCCGCGCGATGCATCGCGCGCTGTGGCCTCTACCTTAAGCGAAATGCTGGCCTGCCAAGCTGGGCCTGTTTTACGAGCAGGAGCGATCCGACGCGATAACCGAGCGATGACACTTATTGGTTGGAGGTATTGGCGGACTGCTGGTAAGACGAGTTGTAAGTTTCGGCCTCGCGCTTGACTTCTTCATATAGCAGGGTGAGCGCGGCACAGCCTGCCGCGCCGATAAAAATCGACAGGGCCAGGGAATAACGGGTCTGGCTGCCAACCGCGGCCCCGCCGGCGGCTCCTACCGCGGCCGCGATGCCGGTCCGCGTCAGCTCCTGATCGAGGGTTGGGGGCTGCGTGCTACAGGCGCAAAAGCTGATGATTACGACCAGTGTCAATGCTACCGCCCGCCACAACTTCATCTCATCAACCCCATCGCCTTTCGCGCAAAACAATTCGGAAGTATCCGATGGATTTAATTTTAGCTTTTCGTGCCCACGGCCGCTCACCCTCTCGGCTAATAACTGTCTCGTTTTGTACTGGATGGCGGCAGGTTTCAGCTTTTTGAAGCATCGGAGGGTTTCTAAGATTGGGGTTCTTGTTTTGGGAGATTATGTTCGGCCAGCGCCTCTCGTAGCACTTCCGCAACGTAAGTCACATCGTTATCGCTCATCTGGGGAAACAGTGGCAGTGACAGCGCACCTTCGTAATAGGCCTCGGCCTTTGGGAAATCTCCGGCGCGATAACCGAAGCGCTCGCGATAAAGCGGGTGTAGGTGGACCGGTAAGTAATGGACCTGGGTCTTGATGCCTCGTTCGTGCAGCCGGTGGAACAGCGCGGAGCGTCGGGGCACTTGAACTACATAGAGATGGTAAGACGAGAAATTGTTGGCCGCCTGAGCAGGCCGTTTGACTTCGCTCAAGTCAGCCAGTTCGCGATCGTAGCGAGCCGCCAGCGCACGTCTTCGCTCTACCCAACCCTC from Candidatus Binataceae bacterium harbors:
- a CDS encoding RMD1 family protein; this translates as MEAAAGVAGQVHQFYAVAFVENLSLRQLVEAFPKARVSAHELHQSLTPQGGFFIYPFGAVVTYDLTAEQRESALARLHRARPGLTTQVVREEYTVVEDPARNIGIHNGMLQVDRFTIGRAGVVALTVAQSAAMEYYEGLIEQLFSRTRSLVERLATQGSVPFRTRPLHRFIGEAISTRAEVLSVLHLLDKPDATWDDPGMDRIYDDLRGEFDLVDRYTALEMKLRSVQEALELVLDVARDRRLLILELAITLLICLELAINILQLKG
- the prpB gene encoding methylisocitrate lyase produces the protein MAWLTRHMDPTPPGERLADLWRRDGILTIPGAHHALAGRLARQAGFKALYLSGAALSASMGLADLGLFGLEELCFFARTIFRATDLPLVVDADTGFGGVLNVVRTVRELEEAGAAAVQIEDQMLPKKCGHLSDKRLIEPEEMAAKIRAAVRARRHLRIIARTDAAAGEGIEAALARARLYLEAGADAIFPEALTDEECFRRFARELRAPLLANMTEFGRTPYFSARQFEEFGYKMVIFPASSLRVAAKAIGELYELLAREGSVANLLDRMQTRAELYRALEYSEYEALDSSIARSLLPPDLRPRVAQK
- a CDS encoding glycoside hydrolase family 15 protein translates to MAVILNSRPAPGGPGIAPRWTRGAKDAVGTAYSVAASIWFTIAAGIVTEVYYPTIDRPQIRDLQFLVTDGRSFMSDERSMEHSVEYLAPDALGVRMLNRDRQQHFQLVKEVIVDPHLECLLVRVRLEGSPQILPRLRLFVLLAPHLEVGGWGNQGNVVLASGRRILTAHKGNTWLGLDNTNGFVAQSCGYVGTTDGWQQLSRYFELHDQFDSVGGGNIALCGEIDLRQRHEFTLALAFGDSLHRTLTTLFQALGVPFEDNRERFIVQWKRTTSALVELAEISGDGGKLYRASHSLLLAHEDKTYPGALIASLSIPWGETRGDEDLGGYHLVWTRDMVNSATGLIAAGNTTLALRALIYLACSQLPDGSFYQNFWINGQPYWHGIQLDEVAFPILLAFRLAEQNALKDFDPLPMVLRAARFLVLNGPATAQERWEENSGYSPSTLAAVIAALICGAHFCRKRLGHPRGLFLLRYAEFLESHLEDWTVTSQGELHPDIKRHFIRLLPIDLNNPTAPEDPDHAIIQIKNRPPGSVDRFPARAVVDAGFLELVRHGIRRPSDPLIEDSLRVVDHCLKADLPQGPAWRRYNHDGYGQRDDGRAFDGWGVGRPWPLLTGERGHYELAAGRDPRPYLQAMERFASVTGLLPEQVWDRDDIPAALMFRGRPTGAAMPLMWAHAEYIKLLRSSRDGHNFDLIPEVAEHFRGHRRSEALEIWKLNRQPAKIAPGRTLRIVTEQPFLLHWSLDDWATQTDTLSIPSAIDLSYIDIKLPPEQSAPLRFTFYWKDERRWQGQDYQVAMKRD
- the tatC gene encoding twin-arginine translocase subunit TatC — protein: MALQPPSEQTAFDHSRMPLIEHLKELRVRLIRACLAIAVGFVLAYGFVDQLFRALTWPLREVSHNQVLLIGTGIGEAFFTKIKVALVAALFIASPAVLYEVWKFIAPGLYDSERRMARPFVFFTTLFFLLGGYFCWAVVLKIGYAFFLAQYASIGVTPTLRISEYLTFSAKLLLAFALTFEMPAFAFFLTRLGLIDHRFLIRQARYAVLGIFVVAAALTPPDFISQFLLAIPLLALYGVSVAVAYVFRLHPTASGEIAVEPPATP
- a CDS encoding twin-arginine translocase TatA/TatE family subunit, with the translated sequence MGIFEIILILIVALIVLGPEQMPELVRSGIRVYREIRTAANDVIQEISESLNDPPPPLDQTAEPLEPPFVHRENLDTIGEKESNGVSTAPASEPGLPSPPNPADKPPPFHRT
- a CDS encoding histone deacetylase, which translates into the protein MLRTVAVADPRYLDHFAGRGHPESPRRVAVLSEMAAQMRRPALTIVAPRAATEAEIRLCHSAEYLRTVRASAAYSRYDFDPDTHSCPATYATALLAAGGTLTALDAVLRGDADNAFALIRPPGHHALPQRAMGFCFFNNVAIAAAYLTTLGGLERVLILDWDVHHGNGTQEIFYSSKRVLYVSLHQYPFYPGTGALDDIGVDEGLGYTINLPFPAGCGDGDYLAAFDRIVMPIARHFAPQAVLISAGFDAHARDPLAQMQLTEASFGAMTRRVKRLAAECCQGRLVLALEGGYDLQALAACGKTVLEELGREADEPLAEAAPDRAAPMLERARAMHRALWPLP